The Leishmania mexicana MHOM/GT/2001/U1103 complete genome, chromosome 26 genome includes a window with the following:
- a CDS encoding putative peroxisomal membrane protein 4, with protein sequence MSLAAPKAVPRCHTVPIFSGPHGAVLERINRMIASGDFDVFFTALKGFRNGLVYGTRVRAPHALVLNLVWSKSPYSSMPAKIFSVTKTHALGLGYSSVTFAVVRGLLRKLQGTTHAWHNALAGFMIGALFWGDPSSGVHIQMMMYILARVVCALYHLLTSKCAASIPPVAYRLYMGCLWCLAIMFLMYSPDKLQPSMAQSLEYIFKDSGKFSSWYDLVVVNSVDNL encoded by the coding sequence aTGTCCCTCGCTGCTCCTAAAGCCGTGCCGCGGTGCCACACTGTGCCGATCTTCTCCGGCCCCCACGGTGCCGTCTTGGAGCGCATCAACCGCATGATCGCCTCCGGCGACTTCGACGTCTTCTTCACCGCCCTCAAGGGGTTTCGCAACGGTCTCGTGTACGGCACGCGTGTCCGTGCCCCACACGCCCTCGTGCTGAACCTGGTCTGGAGCAAGTCGCCGTACAGCTCGATGCCCGCCAAGATCTTCAGTGTCACAAAGACACACGCGTTGGGCCTCGGGTACAGCTCAGTTAccttcgccgtcgtgcgcggcCTTCTGCGCAAACTGCAAGGCACGACGCACGCATGGCACAACGCCTTGGCGGGGTTCATGATCGGCGCCCTGTTCTGGGGCGACccgagcagcggcgtccaCATCCAGATGATGATGTACATACTTGCTCGAGTTGTGTGCGCTCTCTACCATCTGCTTACCTCCAAGTGCGCCGCGTCTATTCCACCGGTGGCGTACCGGCTGTACATGGGCTGTTTGTGGTGTCTGGCCATCATGTTCCTCATGTACTCGCCAGACAAACTGCAGCCATCCATGGCGCAGTCCCTGGAGTACATCTTCAAGGACAGCGGCAAGTTTAGCAGCTGGTACGACCTCGTCGTGGTGAACTCTGTTGATAACCTGTAG
- a CDS encoding putative protein kinase, with protein MVTLETSASPNPAKASVSARPPSQIAASDQTALELLQDLSYAEVQEAQEWLARAGRAKQAWVVSPSGHLVRPTETIAADLPMNESGDTAAALLEAAPVSLDAAANLRFSQFFRASLMEEDSDDAIMSDGGCGAVHGGAGKGVNMREAVEMPRKGDVRHRIGPTPSWGEAAPRSCQYGDTFPSPWPYVVSNFDGPGAEVEVEKGDEDDLTDSPMTGVSPSSPHLHRTSVDTDGKAPAPLPDPFVFISPSASGANAKCTLVWPASPLLAERDSSTPARRSLSPATAARRWSLSGFDIGRRIGHGHSGKTFLAREKRSKVVVALKVFNDDYAQRHDGGASMFERAMRLQAAAGRHCPHIVKLYAFFTDARRCYAALEYADAGDLASHLLRQPRQRLPEAHAQVIVYHVALALRHLHEQRVVHRAVTMRNVLLRCSEAGMTVKLGDFASAVQLPNGCARWLGELGGSHDGGRSLEYAAPEVVCGRGWSFKSDMWALGILVFEMVCGYHPFDHVSTAEMKRLVCSGAACHSPHALSHTGMSFVRSLVCVDEAARSSAATALTHPFLSGIAAAATTAAAASAMQGAGASGRTESAGPAAQATPASVAVADESRMGAMPLPISRDLSSTFSLAAVLADTEANYGSDGGHSQATAAMTTGTKTAIRCADAVLASPAPRDDTPYARCGGNPSVNSITTTSSSPTVITFSTAQRVTGTTRRAHGAPWHTADAVAPVASLSSTSSPGPLMSFARLTHPCQSTALPSAVTLSTSSLFGALGSEEADTSLGRRPSATSLRSPGNASRHSPTTTLSDMSASVLSTTRTPTTLASEAAKATGGAFTDSCAPESVLSASFKSCNTHNPHHLYSQQHHARHGQQHEQHETPAAHSAVGTARSVERRYSEDTRGDCSVTVSSLTSRPSCGARTEWATEDAEVSVSSLTFSSSSSMGATAPQTSFPTRTADAPPRQLTGHMASLMATSGALEAERLPLTGRLTSSTITVASVRGAPGAPKAAVTSSHARGPRSGAKRLSKSSACSLRLAFETLSDEDSW; from the coding sequence ATGGTGACCCTAGAGACGTCCGCGTCTCCTAACCCTGCCAAGGCGTCTGTGTCTGCGAGACCGCCCTCGCAGATCGCAGCCTCAGATCAGACCGCTCTGGAGCTGCTTCAAGATCTCTCCTACGCGGAGGTGCAAGAGGCCCAGGAGTGGCTTGCTAGGGCCGGAAGGGCCAAGCAGGCGTGGGTCGTTTCACCGTCTGGCCATCTCGTGCGGCCGACAGAGACCATTGCTGCCGACCTACCCATGAACGAGAGCGGCgacacagcagctgcgctgctggaAGCAGCACCGGTTTCGCTGGACGCGGCGGCTAACCTGCGCTTTTCTCAGTTTTTTCGCGCGTCActgatggaggaggacagcGATGACGCCATCATGAGCGATGGTGGGTGCGGCGCCGTCCACGGAGGAGCGGGGAAAGGCGTGAACATGAGAGAAGCGGTGGAGATGCCAAGGAAGGGCGACGTGAGGCACCGCATCGGGCCCACGCCTTCCTGGggcgaagctgcgccgcgcagTTGCCAATATGGTGACACATTCCCGTCGCCTTGGCCCTACGTTGTCAGCAACTTCGATGGGCCGGGTGCTGAagtggaggtggagaagggggaTGAGGACGACCTCACTGATTCTCCCATGACGGGCGTGTCGCCGTCGAGTCCGCACCTACACCGCACCAGCGTTGATACTGATGGTAAGgctcctgctcctctgccTGATCCGTTCGTTTTTATTTCTCCATCCGCTTCGGGGGCCAACGCCAAGTGTACACTGGTCTGGCCTGCCTCGCCACTGCTGGCGGAGAGAGACTCCAGCACcccggcgcggcgctcccTGTCACCAGCCACCGCTGCGAGGCGGTGGTCGCTATCGGGCTTTGATATCGGGCGCCGTATCGGGCATGGGCACTCCGGCAAGACGTTCCTTGCGCGGGAAAAGCGCAGCAAAGTCGTCGTGGCGCTCAAAGTTTTCAACGACGACTACGCCCAGCGCCACGACGGCGGGGCGAGTATGTTCGAGCGTGCGATGCGACTacaggcagcggcaggacggcaCTGCCCGCACATTGTAAAGCTCTATGCGTTCTTCACAGATGCGCGACGCTGCTACGCTGCGCTGGAGTACGCGGACGCTGGTGACCTCGCCAGTCACCTCCTTCGCCAGCCGCGCCAACGCCTGCCGGAGGCGCATGCCCAGGTCATTGTGTACCACGTGGCGCTGGCACTGCGGCACTTGCACGAGCAACGCGTTGTGCACCGCGCTGTGACGATGCGCAACGTGCTactgcgctgcagcgaggcgggAATGACCGTCAAACTCGGCGACTTCGCATCCGCCGTGCAGCTGCCCAACGGGTGCGCTCGCTGGCTCGGCGAGCTCGGCGGCTCCCATGATGGGGGGCGGTCGCTGGAGTACGCGGCACCGGAGGTCGTTTGCGGCCGCGGATGGTCGTTCAAGTCGGACATGTGGGCACTCGGTATCCTTGTGTTCGAGATGGTCTGCGGCTACCACCCCTTCGACCACGTTTCCACGGCTGAGATGAAGCGGCTCGtttgcagcggtgccgcctgcCACTCGCCGCATGCGCTGTCGCACACCGGCATGTCCTTTGTGCGGTCACTGGTATGCGTCGATGAggcagcgcgcagcagcgccgcgacggcacTGACGCACCCGTTTTTAAGTGGtattgccgccgccgccaccacggctgctgcggcgagcGCCATGCAGGGCGCGGGAGCAAGTGGCCGCACAGAATCTGCCGGGCCGGCTGCCCaggcgacgccggcgagcgtcgccgttgccgacGAGTCGCGCATGGgtgcgatgccgctgccTATCAGTCGTGACTTGTCGAGCACGTTCTCGCTCGCTGCAGTGCTGGCCGACACAGAGGCCAACtacggcagcgacggaggCCACAGCCAGGCGACGGCTGCCATGACGACAGGCACAAAAACTGCCATCCGCTGCGCGGACGCTGTTCTGGCCTCTCCGGCGCCGAGGGACGACACCCCGTACGCGCGGTGCGGCGGAAACCCATCCGTCAACTCTATCACGACGACGTCTTCATCGCCGACCGTCATCACCTTTTCCACTGCCCAGCGCGTCACCGGGACAACAAGGCGTGCACATGGTGCGCCATGGCACACAGCGGATGCGGTCGCTCCAGTGGCGTCTCTGTCGTCCACCAGCTCTCCTGGCCCCTTGATGTCCTTCGCGCGTCTGACGCACCCCTGTCAGAGCACTGCGCTGCCGTCCGCGGTGACTCTGTCGACCTCCTCGCTCTTTGGCGCCCTGGGCAGCGAGGAAGCGGATACGAGTTTGGGCCGCCGGCCGAGCGCCACGAGTCTCAGGTCTCCTGGAAACGCCAGCCGCCACAGCCCGACGACGACCCTCAGCGACATGTCGGCCAGCGTGCTCTCCACGACACGAACGCCAACTACCCTTGCGTCGGAGGCAGCTAAGGCTACCGGAGGTGCGTTCACAGACAGCTGTGCGCCTGAGAGTGTGCTCAGCGCCAGCTTTAAGAGCTGCAACACGCACAATCCGCACCATCTTTACTCCCAGCAGCATCACGCCCGCCACGGTcagcagcacgagcagcaTGAGACCCCGGCAGCACATAGCGCTGTGGGAACGGCGCGTAGCGTTGAGAGAAGGTACAGTGAGGACACTCGAGGGGACTGCTCCGTAACCGTCAGCAGCTTGACGTCACGCCCGTCgtgtggcgcgcgcacggAGTGGGCCACCGAGGATGCAGAGGTGTCTGTATCATCCTTGACGTTctcatcgtcgtcctccaTGGGCGCGACGGCTCCTCAAACAAGCTTTCCCACCCGTACCGCAGACGCGCCTCCGCGTCAGCTGACTGGCCACATGGCATCGTTGATGGCAACCAGCGGCGCGCTGGAGGCAGAGCGGTTGCCGCTGACCGGCCGACTGACCTCCTCGACCATCACTGTGGCAAGCGTCAGAGGGGCACCTGGTGCACCCAAGGCAGCAGTCACATCATCACACGCGAGGGGGCCGAGGTCCGGAGCGAAAAGGCTCAGCAAGAGCTCGGCGTGCTCGCTGCGACTCGCCTTTGAAACGCTGAGCGACGAGGACAGCTGGTGA
- a CDS encoding metallo-peptidase, Clan MP, Family M67 has protein sequence MNVADMSNTSVKPCESRLPLSEVRISDQVVQSCLRHAFTTEGEEVMGLLLGRIEVQPSTEMHMDGSRDAGLPASQADGAVNGVCSSGNGTAVITAGAAPATRSSAAKREKVAYIWGTHIGERNVQRSDRVEMSAESVASATEAADRMTTDTGALTYVVGWYHSHPRIPAVPSSVDLCTQGRFQQYMESGWVGLIASVFNTEASITCGHCTLHCFQAGLSNEHVEVPMRIVPQSDLFASLDPIGALTDTTPRLLQALQKEVRDAVAATVRESARDAATSRAARGLAEVQLFQIDRLVAEPTRKELAHCSLPLLRAEVARLEAALAETARAAPPPQH, from the coding sequence ATGAACGTCGCCGACATGTCCAACACGTCCGTTAAGCCCTGTGAGAGTaggctgccgctgtcggaGGTGCGGATCAGTGACCAGGTTGTCCAGAGCTGTCTGCGGCATGCCTTCAcgacagagggggaggaggtcaTGGGGCTGCTACTGGGCCGCATTGAGGTACAGCCCTCCACAGAGATGCACATGGACGGCAGTCGCGACGCCGGCCTCCCTGCGAGTCAGGCGGATGGCGCTGTCAATGGCGTCTGCAGCAGTGGTAACGGTACcgccgtcatcaccgccggcgcagcgcctgcgacgcGTTCCTCGGCGGCCAAGCGGGAAAAGGTGGCCTACATTTGGGGGACGCACATCGGGGAGCGTAatgtgcagcgcagcgatcGAGTGGAGATGTCAGCGGAGTCCGTCGCGTCAGCTACTGAAGCGGCAGATCGCATGACGACTGACACAGGAGCGCTTACCTACGTGGTGGGATGGTATCACAGTCATCCGAGGATTCCAGCCGTGCCGTCGTCCGTGGACTTATGCACGCAGGGGAGGTTTCAGCAGTACATGGAGAGCGGCTGGGTCGGCCTCATTGCGAGCGTCTTCAACACAGAGGCGAGCATCACCTGCGGCCACTGCACGCTTCACTGCTTCCAGGCGGGGCTGAGCAACGAGCATGTGGAGGTCCCCATGCGTATCGTTCCACAGTCGGACCTGTTTGCCTCCCTTGACCCTATCGGTGCGCTGACGGACACCACGCCAAGGCTGCTGCAGGCCTTGCAGAAGGAGGTGCGCGACGCGGTCGCCGCAACGGTGCGGGAAAgcgcgcgcgacgcggcCACCTCGCGAGCGGCGCGAGGGCTGGCGGAAGTACAACTATTTCAGATCGACCGCCTTGTTGCGGAGCCGACCCGCAAGGAGCTGGCGCACTGCTCGCTGCCCCTCTTGCGtgccgaggtggcgcgcCTGGAGGCGGCGTTGGCTGAGACCGCGagagccgcgccgccacctcagcATTGA